Proteins encoded together in one Methanotorris formicicus Mc-S-70 window:
- a CDS encoding 4Fe-4S dicluster domain-containing protein: MNPKIIVLDPSKCSKCDDCINKCAEIHGVSRIKKFNNIPIFCMQCETAPCKEICPVDAIYLKENIPIVDKEKCIGCGMCAIACPIGAIFVEEKVAHKCTLCLDVDRLTPACIEACKDNALKLVCDESLEIIKEEKRKKLIKIISEKFEEL; encoded by the coding sequence ATGAATCCAAAAATTATCGTCCTTGATCCTTCAAAATGCTCAAAATGTGATGATTGTATTAACAAATGTGCTGAAATTCATGGAGTAAGTAGAATAAAAAAATTTAACAACATTCCAATTTTTTGTATGCAGTGTGAAACTGCTCCATGTAAAGAAATCTGTCCTGTTGATGCAATTTATCTAAAAGAAAACATTCCAATCGTTGATAAAGAAAAATGTATTGGCTGCGGGATGTGTGCCATAGCATGTCCAATTGGGGCAATTTTTGTTGAAGAAAAGGTTGCCCATAAATGTACTCTTTGCTTGGATGTAGACAGGTTAACTCCTGCATGTATTGAGGCGTGTAAGGATAATGCATTAAAACTCGTTTGTGATGAGTCACTTGAGATAATTAAGGAAGAAAAACGGAAGAAACTCATTAAAATCATAAGTGAAAAGTTTGAAGAGTTATAA
- the cdhB gene encoding CO dehydrogenase/acetyl-CoA synthase complex subunit epsilon — MDRTTPYQPTSGTNLNHADIVSPTILIQMIKRSKNPILIVGCKLDKDIEEVLSKLNIKKIYTPKEMNLLDIMKYLAKGEHDLALFIGITYYYLAQALTHLKHFSSVITVTIDPFYHPNACYSFPNMKKDEHIDVIKKLVGALGK; from the coding sequence ATGGATAGAACTACTCCATACCAACCAACATCAGGGACAAATTTGAATCATGCTGATATTGTTTCCCCAACCATATTAATTCAGATGATAAAAAGGAGCAAAAATCCTATTTTAATTGTTGGGTGTAAGTTGGATAAGGATATTGAGGAAGTTCTTAGTAAATTAAACATAAAAAAAATCTACACACCAAAAGAGATGAATTTGTTGGATATCATGAAATATCTTGCAAAGGGAGAACATGATTTGGCATTGTTCATTGGAATTACTTATTACTACCTTGCTCAGGCATTAACTCATTTGAAGCACTTCTCTTCCGTAATAACTGTGACAATTGACCCATTCTATCATCCAAACGCATGCTATTCATTTCCAAACATGAAAAAAGATGAGCATATTGATGTTATTAAAAAGTTAGTCGGTGCCTTGGGGAAATAA
- the cdhA gene encoding CO dehydrogenase/acetyl-CoA synthase complex subunit alpha, producing the protein MEGDIKSMSSPLLKLKNFKIKGTIKFGEEVEEEDWEPMGPTPMPKVPTLRKWDFRLLKRYPPFYMPICDMCCLCTFGKCDLSRGKKGACGLDIKSQQARIVLIACCIGAACHAGHSRHLVHYLIEKLGRDYPINLGNNIDVEAPIARTVTGIKPKTLGDLEKILDYCEEQITHLLSAAHTGQEGAYIDFESKALHAGMIDDLAREVGDIAQIVGFNMPKGDEDAPLIELGFGTIDKNKPVILCIGHNVVPGRYIMDYLEENDLDDKIEVCGICCTAIDLTRYNEGAKIVGPLSRQLMFVRSGVADVVIVDEQCIRTDILEETLKTGAVLIATNEKMCLGLEDISHLSEDEMIGYILRNRAALILDEEKVGKVAVELSKIISKERKDKKCLPDLSEVVELAKKCTECGWCNRVCPNSFEVKEAMIEAKQGKFDKFVELYKVCYGCGRCESECERDLPIVSMTTKVGEAFIKDLKFKIRAGRGPIQDVEIRRVGAPIVFGDIPGVVALVGCSNHPNGEEEVAKIAKEFLERKYIVVASGCAAMAIGMWKDEDGKTLYEKYGGSFESGGLVNVGSCLSNCHITGAAIKIANIFAKVPLRGNFEQVADYILNRVGAVGIAWGAMSQKAAAIATGVNRWGIPVIVGPHGAKYRRLYLSDREDFEILDKRTGEIMKIEPTPEHLIVTAETMEECICMIPKLCMRPNDGPKGRAMKIYHYVSVYEKYFGTMPPDLEKFVRTEQDIPFMIKDKVMDYLKEKGWKPREKIPKEPTIIY; encoded by the coding sequence ATGGAAGGAGATATAAAATCAATGTCATCTCCATTATTGAAATTAAAAAACTTCAAAATAAAAGGAACCATAAAATTTGGAGAGGAAGTTGAGGAAGAGGATTGGGAGCCAATGGGCCCTACACCAATGCCGAAAGTTCCAACGTTAAGGAAGTGGGACTTTAGACTATTGAAGAGATATCCTCCATTCTATATGCCAATTTGTGATATGTGTTGTCTATGTACTTTTGGAAAGTGTGATTTGAGTAGAGGAAAGAAAGGAGCATGTGGATTAGATATCAAATCCCAACAGGCAAGAATAGTTTTAATTGCATGTTGTATAGGGGCTGCATGTCACGCAGGACATAGTAGGCATCTTGTTCATTATTTGATAGAGAAGTTGGGTAGGGATTATCCAATAAACTTAGGCAACAATATAGATGTTGAAGCACCAATAGCAAGAACTGTCACTGGAATAAAGCCAAAGACACTCGGGGACTTGGAAAAGATTTTGGATTACTGTGAAGAGCAGATAACTCATTTACTGTCTGCAGCACACACAGGGCAGGAAGGTGCTTACATTGATTTTGAGAGTAAAGCACTACATGCTGGGATGATTGATGATTTAGCGAGAGAAGTGGGAGATATTGCCCAAATTGTTGGTTTTAATATGCCAAAAGGAGATGAAGATGCCCCATTAATAGAGTTGGGTTTTGGAACAATAGATAAGAATAAACCAGTAATTTTGTGTATAGGACATAATGTCGTTCCTGGTAGGTATATTATGGATTATTTGGAAGAAAATGATTTGGATGATAAAATAGAGGTCTGTGGAATTTGTTGTACTGCAATAGATTTAACAAGATACAATGAGGGAGCAAAGATTGTCGGTCCTTTATCAAGGCAGTTGATGTTTGTTAGGAGTGGAGTTGCTGATGTAGTTATTGTTGATGAACAATGTATAAGAACAGATATTTTAGAAGAGACATTAAAAACTGGGGCTGTTTTGATAGCAACAAACGAAAAGATGTGCTTAGGTTTAGAAGACATTTCCCATTTAAGTGAAGACGAAATGATTGGATATATATTGAGGAATAGGGCTGCTTTAATTTTAGATGAGGAAAAAGTAGGGAAAGTTGCTGTAGAATTATCTAAAATAATTTCAAAAGAGAGAAAGGACAAAAAATGCCTCCCTGACTTGAGTGAGGTTGTGGAACTTGCAAAGAAATGTACAGAATGCGGATGGTGCAACAGAGTATGTCCAAACTCATTTGAGGTAAAGGAGGCGATGATTGAGGCAAAGCAAGGCAAGTTTGACAAATTCGTTGAATTGTACAAAGTATGTTATGGTTGTGGTAGATGTGAGAGTGAATGTGAGAGGGATTTGCCAATCGTTAGCATGACAACAAAGGTTGGAGAGGCATTCATTAAGGATTTGAAATTTAAGATAAGGGCTGGAAGAGGGCCTATACAGGATGTTGAAATAAGGAGAGTTGGGGCTCCAATTGTATTTGGAGATATTCCTGGAGTTGTTGCATTGGTTGGATGCTCTAACCATCCAAACGGTGAGGAAGAGGTTGCAAAGATAGCAAAGGAATTCTTGGAGAGGAAATACATTGTCGTTGCAAGTGGATGTGCGGCAATGGCGATTGGAATGTGGAAGGATGAGGATGGAAAAACACTATATGAAAAATATGGCGGAAGTTTTGAATCTGGTGGATTGGTGAATGTTGGAAGTTGTTTAAGTAACTGCCACATAACTGGAGCAGCGATAAAAATAGCCAACATCTTCGCAAAAGTTCCATTGAGAGGGAACTTTGAGCAAGTTGCAGATTATATATTAAATAGAGTCGGGGCTGTTGGTATTGCATGGGGTGCAATGTCCCAAAAAGCGGCAGCAATTGCTACTGGAGTAAATAGATGGGGAATCCCTGTTATAGTTGGACCACATGGTGCAAAATACAGAAGGTTATATTTAAGCGATAGAGAGGACTTTGAGATTTTAGATAAAAGAACTGGAGAAATAATGAAAATTGAACCAACCCCAGAACATCTAATTGTAACAGCAGAAACGATGGAAGAATGTATATGCATGATTCCAAAACTCTGCATGAGACCAAATGACGGTCCAAAAGGAAGGGCAATGAAAATCTACCACTACGTAAGTGTTTATGAAAAATACTTTGGAACAATGCCGCCTGATTTGGAGAAATTCGTAAGAACTGAGCAAGATATTCCATTCATGATAAAAGACAAAGTTATGGATTATTTAAAAGAAAAGGGATGGAAACCAAGAGAAAAAATCCCAAAAGAGCCTACAATTATTTATTAA
- a CDS encoding transposase has protein sequence MSVEVYKLFIPKDEECIAIIREIRWSDRYTCPYCGSKDVVKIQM, from the coding sequence ATGAGCGTCGAAGTATATAAGTTATTCATACCAAAGGATGAGGAGTGTATTGCAATTATAAGGGAGATTAGATGGAGTGATAGATATACTTGCCCATATTGTGGTTCGAAAGATGTTGTAAAGATACAGATGTAA